In Litorimonas taeanensis, one DNA window encodes the following:
- a CDS encoding response regulator, with translation MTFTPMTELERQNTHILIVDDDNRIRLLLQKYLNREGFRTSVAEDAAKARLKMQGLAFDLLILDVMMPGEDGLSLAKSLRQGSDVPIILLTAKGQPSDRISGLRAGADDYLSKPFEPEELLLRIDNIFRRGGQAPVSQNVVFGDYSYDVSSRLLLKNGERIRLTTGEDVLLNILAKQGGGTVSRFQLSQNINATSDRAVDVQITRLRRKIEDNPAEPNFILTVRGQGYRLICQAGG, from the coding sequence ATGACTTTCACGCCTATGACAGAATTAGAAAGGCAGAATACGCATATTTTGATTGTCGATGATGATAACCGTATTCGATTGCTATTACAAAAATACCTTAATCGTGAGGGGTTTCGGACCTCAGTTGCTGAGGATGCAGCCAAAGCTAGATTGAAAATGCAAGGTTTGGCTTTTGACCTTCTGATTCTTGATGTCATGATGCCAGGTGAAGATGGCTTGAGCCTGGCTAAGAGTTTGCGTCAGGGTAGCGATGTTCCCATTATTTTACTCACGGCGAAGGGGCAACCGTCTGACAGAATTTCAGGACTTAGGGCTGGTGCAGATGATTATCTAAGTAAGCCGTTTGAACCTGAGGAATTACTCTTGCGAATAGACAATATATTTCGACGAGGTGGACAAGCCCCAGTATCGCAAAACGTCGTATTTGGGGATTATTCATATGACGTCTCATCCCGCCTTCTTTTAAAGAATGGAGAACGGATACGCCTTACGACCGGTGAAGATGTTTTGCTAAATATATTGGCCAAGCAAGGGGGAGGGACTGTTTCACGGTTCCAACTTTCCCAGAACATCAACGCGACATCAGATCGAGCCGTGGATGTTCAGATTACACGGTTGCGCCGCAAAATTGAAGACAACCCTGCTGAGCCAAACTTCATTCTAACTGTGAGAGGGCAGGGTTATCGCCTAATCTGCCAAGCTGGCGGCTAA
- a CDS encoding acyl-CoA dehydrogenase codes for MSFNAPVKSMEYLLKYSVDMEALRSLPVFEEISEELVSDILTGAASFARDVIAPTNWGGDQNPAQLNGDDVIASPGFKQAYDSYVEGGWQSMSTPADLGGMGLPNVVSVATAEMIYGANMAFGLCPMLTSSAMKAIAAHADPALQETYLPKMITGEWSGAMCLTEPQAGSDLGPVRTKAIDNGDGTYAISGQKIFITWGDHDCAENIIHLVLARLPDAPEGSRGISLFLCPKYFVNADGSLGNRNNFKAIGLEHKLGIHGSPTCTMEFDGATGWLVGDINRGLACMFTMMNEARLYVGVQGVAIGERAYQGALKFSHERVQGKPIDGGSDDPIVGHPDVRRMLIDMKTRLMGARAIGMATAHAVDVAEAIADSDEAKTAHARNALLTPIAKSYGSDTGVDVSSIGVQIHGGMGFVEETGAAQHYRDSRIAPIYEGTNGIQAIDLVGRKIRRDGGEAMRLLISDLKGIVTLAEQAGLDVCIGALKSGLETLTTATDLILSAEEKDALSVATPFLNLAAQVISGAFLIKAAANGLNAKDSLAPNMATLARYHALSIMPQANAALEQIKAGAAIVFDFPEGQLADL; via the coding sequence ATGAGTTTCAACGCCCCTGTCAAATCTATGGAATATTTGCTGAAATACAGCGTTGATATGGAGGCGCTTCGCTCTCTCCCTGTATTTGAAGAGATTAGCGAAGAGCTTGTGAGTGACATTTTGACAGGAGCGGCCAGTTTTGCACGCGATGTTATTGCGCCTACAAATTGGGGGGGAGACCAAAACCCCGCACAATTAAACGGAGATGACGTCATAGCTTCACCTGGTTTTAAGCAGGCCTATGATTCTTATGTCGAAGGTGGTTGGCAATCCATGTCTACACCGGCGGACCTTGGCGGTATGGGACTTCCAAATGTCGTCAGCGTAGCGACAGCGGAAATGATATATGGGGCAAATATGGCCTTTGGTCTTTGCCCAATGTTAACGTCAAGTGCTATGAAAGCGATTGCAGCTCATGCAGATCCAGCTTTGCAGGAAACCTATCTCCCGAAAATGATAACCGGTGAGTGGAGTGGGGCGATGTGCTTGACTGAACCACAAGCAGGTTCAGACCTAGGTCCAGTCCGTACCAAGGCAATTGATAACGGGGACGGTACCTACGCTATCTCTGGGCAGAAAATATTCATTACTTGGGGCGATCATGATTGCGCTGAAAACATTATCCATTTGGTTCTCGCGCGATTACCTGACGCACCTGAAGGGTCCCGAGGTATCTCTTTGTTTCTTTGCCCTAAATACTTCGTCAATGCAGATGGTTCACTAGGAAATAGAAATAATTTCAAAGCTATAGGGTTGGAACATAAACTTGGCATTCATGGTTCCCCGACTTGTACTATGGAGTTTGATGGTGCGACAGGCTGGCTTGTGGGTGATATAAATCGTGGATTAGCCTGTATGTTCACTATGATGAATGAGGCACGATTATATGTTGGCGTACAAGGTGTCGCGATTGGTGAGCGGGCCTATCAAGGCGCATTGAAATTTTCTCATGAACGTGTGCAGGGCAAACCAATCGATGGAGGCAGCGATGATCCTATTGTCGGTCACCCAGATGTACGCCGAATGCTGATTGACATGAAGACCCGTTTAATGGGAGCGCGTGCCATTGGCATGGCGACAGCCCATGCGGTAGATGTAGCAGAAGCAATTGCAGATAGTGACGAGGCTAAAACTGCCCATGCTCGAAATGCATTGTTAACGCCAATCGCAAAGTCATACGGCTCAGATACGGGAGTTGATGTTTCTTCTATTGGTGTGCAGATTCATGGGGGTATGGGATTTGTTGAAGAAACAGGGGCCGCACAACATTACCGTGATTCACGCATTGCCCCGATTTACGAAGGTACAAACGGCATCCAAGCAATCGACCTTGTTGGCCGTAAAATTCGTCGCGATGGCGGCGAAGCCATGCGGTTGCTGATTTCAGATCTGAAAGGCATCGTAACTTTGGCTGAACAGGCGGGTCTTGATGTTTGCATTGGCGCTTTGAAGTCTGGACTGGAAACGCTAACGACTGCCACGGATCTAATTTTAAGTGCTGAAGAAAAGGATGCATTGAGCGTCGCGACACCGTTCCTTAATTTGGCGGCACAAGTGATTTCAGGTGCTTTTTTGATTAAAGCAGCTGCTAACGGACTGAACGCAAAAGACTCTCTAGCCCCAAATATGGCAACGCTTGCTCGTTATCATGCCTTGTCTATCATGCCGCAAGCCAACGCTGCGCTTGAGCAGATTAAAGCTGGTGCAGCCATTGTTTTTGATTTCCCAGAAGGGCAATTAGCGGATTTGTAG
- a CDS encoding c-type cytochrome — MTKIRAGFILISFPLLLSACGGNDANTNTSPTTKVKQSVELTPLQRGERIYTRCRACHTLEDGQKNKVGPNLFGIMGRKAGTKEGFPYSKVMTASEVVWTDDTLDAFLTRPRDFMPGNRMSFIGLKSEEDRAAVIEFIKLKTGSISSVEDPESP, encoded by the coding sequence ATGACAAAAATCAGAGCAGGATTTATTTTAATCAGCTTTCCACTTTTATTGTCAGCCTGTGGTGGCAACGATGCGAATACGAACACATCCCCAACAACGAAAGTGAAGCAATCGGTCGAACTTACCCCGCTTCAACGTGGCGAACGGATATATACGCGTTGCCGTGCGTGTCATACATTGGAAGACGGTCAAAAGAACAAAGTTGGTCCAAATTTATTTGGGATAATGGGGCGTAAAGCGGGTACAAAAGAGGGTTTTCCTTACTCAAAGGTCATGACAGCCTCAGAGGTTGTGTGGACAGACGACACCCTTGACGCTTTTCTGACGCGTCCCCGTGATTTCATGCCTGGCAATCGGATGAGTTTCATAGGATTAAAATCAGAAGAAGACCGTGCCGCAGTAATAGAATTTATTAAGCTAAAAACAGGCTCTATAAGTTCAGTTGAAGATCCTGAATCCCCCTAG
- a CDS encoding NAD kinase, with product MALNTYEKLAFVASQKPDAQEALKILTRKYGNQDAANADVLIALGGDGFMLQTLRRYTTLVQRGLPVYGMNRGTVGFLMNAYGEDDLLERLSKAQKTTVRPLKMSAEAKGGHFEDLAFNEISLFRQTQQAAHISVTVDGHQRLEKLIADGILVATPAGSTAYNLSAHGPVVPLGSRILALTPISAFRPRRWRGALLNANAKVEFSVLDPVRRPVSVSADNQEIRDVSYVTVVEERSKKLSLLFDADHGLDEKILREQFST from the coding sequence ATGGCTTTAAACACTTATGAAAAACTCGCCTTTGTTGCCTCTCAAAAGCCTGACGCACAAGAAGCGCTTAAAATTCTGACCCGTAAATATGGAAATCAAGATGCCGCAAATGCAGATGTCTTGATTGCTCTCGGCGGAGACGGTTTCATGCTTCAAACTCTGAGGCGTTATACTACTCTCGTACAAAGAGGATTACCTGTTTATGGAATGAATCGCGGGACTGTAGGTTTTTTGATGAATGCCTATGGTGAAGATGACTTGCTTGAACGTCTTTCTAAAGCTCAAAAAACAACGGTGCGTCCGCTCAAAATGAGCGCCGAAGCCAAAGGCGGACATTTTGAAGATTTAGCATTCAATGAAATATCTCTTTTCCGCCAAACTCAACAGGCCGCGCACATATCCGTAACGGTTGACGGGCATCAGCGGCTTGAAAAGTTGATAGCCGACGGCATTTTGGTGGCAACACCCGCAGGGTCAACGGCTTACAACTTGTCAGCTCACGGCCCCGTTGTCCCTCTGGGTTCACGTATCTTGGCTCTAACACCCATCAGCGCCTTTCGCCCCCGTCGCTGGCGCGGCGCGTTATTAAATGCGAACGCGAAAGTAGAGTTCTCGGTTCTGGACCCCGTTCGTCGTCCTGTGTCGGTATCCGCAGACAATCAAGAGATCAGAGATGTATCCTATGTTACAGTCGTTGAAGAACGATCAAAAAAGCTAAGCTTATTGTTTGATGCGGATCACGGCTTAGATGAAAAAATTCTCCGTGAACAATTTTCGACTTAG
- a CDS encoding tetratricopeptide repeat protein: MVDFINEVEEELRKDDYNKLLKRYGPALGVIIFLIIAGTAVFEWKKSSDDRVARAASASYISAAELAQNGEVDRAVDSFLALADKAPAGYSGLSLMRAATLELEQGSRAKAVALFDEAAAQFKLPRHAHLAKLKAAYILADNGAYADVSMRLDSLAAKDAPYEYLARELAGFVAFQSGDMTTARQEFTYLKSIPGVPSSIAQRATQYLSLVPAELEAETVAPEPLTTEPVEAELETTLPDTNSNTINDSENEAETPRE, from the coding sequence GTGGTCGATTTTATCAATGAAGTTGAAGAAGAACTTCGCAAGGATGATTATAATAAGCTGTTGAAACGCTATGGTCCCGCTCTTGGCGTGATTATCTTTTTGATTATTGCTGGGACGGCTGTTTTTGAGTGGAAAAAATCGAGCGATGACCGGGTCGCCCGCGCCGCTTCGGCCAGTTATATAAGTGCCGCAGAACTCGCACAGAACGGTGAAGTAGACCGTGCTGTGGACTCCTTTTTAGCTTTGGCCGATAAAGCGCCTGCGGGCTATTCAGGTCTTTCATTGATGCGGGCCGCTACGCTTGAACTTGAGCAGGGAAGCCGTGCAAAGGCTGTTGCGCTTTTCGACGAAGCTGCCGCTCAGTTTAAATTACCGCGCCATGCCCATTTAGCCAAGTTGAAGGCCGCCTATATCTTGGCTGATAATGGTGCTTATGCTGATGTTTCTATGCGTCTCGATAGTCTGGCGGCCAAAGATGCACCTTATGAATATTTAGCTAGAGAACTTGCTGGTTTTGTGGCGTTTCAATCGGGTGACATGACTACGGCGAGGCAAGAGTTCACTTATTTGAAAAGCATACCCGGCGTACCTTCGTCGATCGCTCAACGTGCAACGCAATATCTATCGCTTGTACCTGCGGAGCTAGAAGCAGAAACTGTTGCGCCTGAACCATTAACGACCGAGCCTGTTGAAGCAGAGCTTGAAACTACTTTGCCCGATACAAATTCTAACACTATCAATGATAGTGAAAATGAAGCGGAGACCCCTCGTGAATAA
- the panB gene encoding 3-methyl-2-oxobutanoate hydroxymethyltransferase: MSAQNYVKRLTAPDITARKGGDPIVCLTAYDAPTATILDELCDLILVGDSVAMVVHGLTSTVGVTLEMMIMHGQAVMRGSQKALVVVDLPFGSYETSPEEAFKSAARVMMETGCQAVKIESGSYAAETVKYLVERGIPVMSHVGLRPQSMHVLGGFRARGRRQSVADEIIENAKAAADAGSFAVVVEGVSEEIADRVTKEVSIPTIGIGGSAKCDGQILVTPDMLGMFDRVPKFVHKFGAQKTMTAEAVAEYAKRVKAREFPGPDNVYHFKK, from the coding sequence ATGTCAGCACAGAATTACGTCAAGCGATTAACCGCGCCAGATATTACGGCCCGTAAGGGCGGTGACCCTATTGTTTGCCTTACAGCATATGATGCCCCAACGGCCACGATTTTAGATGAGCTTTGCGATTTAATCTTGGTTGGAGATAGTGTTGCTATGGTCGTACATGGCTTGACTTCCACTGTCGGCGTGACGCTTGAGATGATGATTATGCATGGCCAAGCAGTGATGCGGGGCTCTCAAAAAGCGCTAGTTGTCGTGGATCTTCCATTTGGTTCCTATGAAACTAGCCCTGAAGAGGCATTTAAAAGTGCTGCCCGTGTCATGATGGAAACAGGTTGTCAGGCTGTCAAAATTGAGAGCGGATCTTACGCAGCTGAGACGGTTAAGTATCTAGTAGAGCGCGGAATTCCAGTCATGAGTCACGTTGGCCTCCGACCTCAAAGCATGCATGTTTTGGGTGGTTTTCGTGCGCGTGGTCGCCGTCAATCTGTGGCCGATGAGATAATTGAGAATGCTAAAGCCGCGGCGGACGCTGGATCATTTGCCGTTGTCGTAGAGGGAGTGTCCGAAGAAATCGCAGACCGCGTCACAAAAGAAGTTTCCATTCCAACGATTGGAATTGGGGGGTCGGCCAAATGTGACGGGCAAATTTTGGTCACGCCAGATATGTTAGGTATGTTCGACCGCGTGCCAAAGTTCGTACATAAATTTGGCGCACAAAAGACCATGACGGCTGAAGCCGTCGCTGAATATGCCAAACGTGTAAAGGCGCGGGAGTTTCCTGGCCCAGACAATGTTTATCACTTTAAGAAATAG
- a CDS encoding PQQ-like beta-propeller repeat protein, with protein MNKTNFRQALAVSGLALVLTGCSTISSVTDAINPFDKTDAERRAEQGSVAGDSDRISILELSETLEVKDDADAVVLPPAYVNVDWPQVGGNTTHVVQHTGASGPLEVSWSKDIGKGSGRKTRVLSPPVIAGGVIYTMDGGNRVSAFSEAEGSKLWEFNVSVAEREKTRVGKVGIIERIRDPLSFTDGSGRDKEGVGGGVAYENGTLFISSGLGALIALDAETGSEKWRYEGRVPMHSAPVISDGRVFVITDDNELYAFNTNTGEVLWTYQSIVEMARMLTLPAPAIIDDVIIAPFSSGEIVALRVQNGGVLWQDSLSSSSLLTPLASLNDIAAGPAVADGYVIASAQSGVMSAFDLRTGQRIWRQPAGTIGIPLIAGDYVFSVTTEGQLVCMSKIDGSVIWLQQLESFKNAKKRKKRIVWAGPILAGNRLFLVSSKGRTVVVSPTTGEIISEGKVGKDVYVPPIIANETIYIVTDEARLIAIR; from the coding sequence GTGAATAAGACTAATTTCCGCCAAGCCTTGGCTGTTAGCGGCCTTGCATTAGTATTGACAGGTTGCTCAACGATTTCCAGTGTAACAGACGCGATTAACCCGTTTGACAAAACAGATGCTGAAAGACGTGCAGAGCAGGGTAGTGTCGCGGGTGATAGTGATCGTATTTCTATCTTAGAATTATCAGAGACACTCGAAGTCAAAGATGACGCTGATGCTGTCGTTTTGCCTCCTGCTTATGTCAACGTGGACTGGCCTCAGGTAGGTGGAAATACAACTCATGTTGTCCAACATACAGGCGCAAGCGGCCCATTAGAAGTAAGTTGGTCTAAGGATATTGGTAAAGGGTCCGGACGGAAAACACGCGTGCTTTCGCCGCCTGTTATAGCTGGCGGTGTTATCTATACAATGGATGGTGGAAATCGAGTGTCCGCCTTTAGTGAAGCTGAAGGTTCAAAGCTCTGGGAATTCAATGTCTCTGTCGCAGAGCGTGAAAAGACCCGGGTTGGCAAAGTTGGTATTATCGAACGTATACGCGACCCATTATCTTTCACAGATGGATCTGGCCGTGATAAAGAAGGTGTTGGCGGTGGTGTCGCCTATGAGAATGGAACGCTTTTTATCTCTTCCGGCCTGGGGGCCTTGATTGCTCTTGATGCGGAAACAGGTTCTGAAAAATGGCGTTATGAAGGACGTGTGCCCATGCATTCCGCGCCCGTTATTTCTGATGGACGGGTGTTTGTCATCACCGATGATAATGAGCTTTACGCCTTTAATACGAATACCGGAGAGGTACTTTGGACCTATCAGAGTATTGTTGAAATGGCTCGTATGCTGACCTTGCCCGCGCCGGCGATCATTGATGATGTTATCATCGCGCCGTTTAGTTCGGGCGAAATCGTTGCCTTACGTGTTCAAAACGGCGGTGTTTTATGGCAAGATTCGTTAAGCTCTTCATCACTATTAACACCGCTAGCTTCGCTGAATGATATTGCAGCTGGGCCTGCTGTCGCAGATGGTTATGTCATTGCATCAGCTCAGAGTGGCGTAATGAGCGCCTTTGACCTAAGAACAGGGCAACGGATTTGGCGCCAACCTGCGGGAACAATTGGTATCCCGTTGATAGCTGGCGATTATGTGTTTTCTGTTACGACCGAAGGTCAATTAGTCTGTATGTCTAAAATTGATGGCTCAGTTATCTGGTTGCAGCAGCTCGAAAGCTTTAAAAACGCTAAAAAACGAAAAAAACGTATCGTATGGGCTGGGCCGATCTTAGCGGGTAACCGCTTATTCCTAGTGTCCTCCAAAGGCCGAACAGTCGTTGTTTCACCAACAACAGGCGAGATAATATCAGAAGGTAAAGTTGGTAAAGACGTTTATGTTCCTCCAATCATTGCCAATGAGACTATCTATATTGTGACCGATGAGGCTCGTCTCATCGCGATCCGTTAG
- a CDS encoding branched-chain amino acid aminotransferase produces MIEKAYHDRDGHIWMDGQFLDWRDTKVHVLTHSLHYGSAVFEGNRAYGGEIFRLSDHSKRLRNSANILGYEIPYTQEEIDQACIDTLANSGLKDAYVRPFAWRGSDMMGVASKNNQIHLAIACWHWGSYFSDKMKGIRLCISDWRRPAPDTSPCKSKAAGLYMICTLAKDKAAATGWDDALMFDYKGRVAECTGAHIFFVKDGELYTPTNDILLEGITHDSIIKLAEAKGYKVNKQDIMPNEMSDFEECFVVGTAAEVTPVREIDGIHYKPGKVCEDMVKTYDDAVNGKGIIKL; encoded by the coding sequence ATGATTGAAAAAGCCTATCATGATCGCGATGGTCATATTTGGATGGATGGTCAATTTTTAGATTGGCGAGACACGAAAGTCCATGTTTTGACACATTCTCTTCATTATGGCTCAGCTGTATTTGAGGGCAATCGCGCTTATGGCGGAGAAATATTCCGGCTTTCAGACCATTCTAAACGGCTTAGAAATTCAGCCAATATTCTTGGCTACGAAATACCTTACACCCAAGAGGAAATTGATCAGGCGTGTATTGATACATTAGCGAACTCAGGTCTGAAAGATGCATATGTTCGGCCCTTCGCGTGGCGTGGTTCTGACATGATGGGCGTTGCCTCTAAAAACAATCAGATTCATTTAGCAATAGCCTGTTGGCACTGGGGAAGCTATTTCTCTGATAAGATGAAAGGGATCCGCCTGTGTATATCAGATTGGAGACGCCCTGCTCCAGATACAAGCCCCTGCAAGTCTAAAGCTGCGGGGCTGTATATGATTTGTACGCTGGCTAAGGACAAAGCCGCAGCGACTGGCTGGGATGATGCTCTTATGTTTGATTACAAAGGCCGCGTGGCTGAATGTACTGGAGCGCATATATTTTTCGTAAAAGACGGAGAATTATATACGCCAACGAATGACATCCTACTTGAAGGTATCACTCACGATAGCATCATCAAACTCGCAGAAGCCAAAGGCTATAAAGTCAATAAACAAGACATTATGCCAAATGAAATGAGCGACTTTGAAGAATGCTTTGTTGTCGGAACCGCCGCAGAGGTTACACCTGTACGTGAAATCGACGGTATTCACTACAAACCAGGAAAAGTCTGTGAGGATATGGTAAAAACTTACGATGATGCCGTTAATGGTAAAGGCATTATCAAGCTTTAA
- a CDS encoding ATP-binding protein, with protein sequence MKIGMKGFKRYLPKSLFGRALLIIILPIAVMQIAVAYFFFNAHWARVTANLSDSVAADIAVATTLFKQTPTIERAQDLDSLLRPDMQLSVVFREGETLPVSQRRQMFFSNLDKTLRRSLNESLTDSFWFDTTRYPNHIDVRVEVDGGYLRFIAARERVFAPTGFVFIFWLITATVLLTLVSVIFIRNQARPIRELADAAEAYGKGKTLGTYKPSGASEVRLAGHSFLKMRSRIQRHMEQRTMMLAGVSHDLRTPLTRLKLQLAMQENTEEVRAAKADIVEMENMLNGYLDFARGLEQESPERVHFLSYLKGVSEGKAVDLNQDSIPDNLEIEIRPASFQRALDNLITNSIKYANGASISLALTSTHVEVFIDDSGPGIPKNLRKEAFRAFSRLDSARSQNVEGVGLGLAIARDIAQLHGGTLKLTDSPMGGLRAVISLPR encoded by the coding sequence ATGAAAATTGGTATGAAAGGGTTCAAGCGTTATCTTCCCAAAAGCTTATTTGGTCGCGCGCTTTTGATCATCATATTACCTATTGCGGTGATGCAAATTGCTGTTGCGTATTTCTTTTTCAATGCGCATTGGGCGCGTGTAACTGCAAATTTATCTGATAGTGTGGCCGCTGACATAGCTGTGGCCACTACATTATTTAAGCAAACTCCAACGATAGAGCGCGCCCAAGATTTAGATAGCCTCCTTCGCCCAGATATGCAGCTCTCTGTTGTCTTTCGCGAAGGTGAAACTTTACCCGTTAGTCAAAGACGGCAAATGTTCTTTTCAAATTTAGATAAAACCTTGCGGCGTTCATTGAATGAAAGTCTGACCGATTCTTTTTGGTTTGATACGACCCGTTATCCAAATCACATTGATGTACGCGTGGAGGTCGATGGGGGGTATTTACGCTTTATTGCAGCGCGTGAACGCGTCTTTGCCCCTACTGGATTTGTATTCATTTTTTGGCTGATTACCGCAACTGTTTTACTGACGTTAGTCTCAGTTATCTTTATTAGAAATCAAGCACGCCCCATTCGTGAACTGGCCGATGCAGCAGAGGCCTATGGTAAAGGGAAGACACTCGGAACCTATAAACCTTCTGGCGCCTCAGAGGTGCGTCTAGCCGGACATTCATTTTTGAAAATGCGTAGCCGTATCCAGCGGCATATGGAGCAAAGAACGATGATGCTAGCGGGCGTATCGCATGACCTTCGTACGCCTTTGACGCGGCTAAAGCTGCAGCTAGCGATGCAAGAAAATACAGAAGAAGTAAGGGCCGCAAAAGCGGATATCGTAGAAATGGAGAATATGCTCAATGGCTATCTCGATTTCGCGCGAGGGTTAGAGCAAGAGTCACCAGAACGCGTGCACTTTCTGTCTTATCTTAAAGGTGTTTCAGAAGGGAAGGCGGTAGACTTAAACCAAGACTCTATACCCGATAATCTAGAGATAGAGATTCGACCGGCTTCCTTCCAAAGGGCGTTAGATAACTTAATTACGAATAGCATTAAGTACGCTAACGGTGCATCAATATCGCTGGCTTTGACCTCAACGCATGTTGAGGTGTTTATTGATGATTCAGGGCCGGGTATTCCGAAAAACCTTAGGAAAGAAGCCTTTCGAGCTTTCAGCCGTTTAGATAGTGCCCGTAGTCAAAACGTCGAAGGTGTTGGCTTGGGTCTCGCAATTGCCCGTGACATTGCGCA
- the der gene encoding ribosome biogenesis GTPase Der, which produces MVRRAKDDLLDEQGEGVGEQRPARIAIVGRPNVGKSTLFNRLAGKQLAIVNDQPGVTRDVRETKSKMRGHALTLMDTAGFENAKGDKIESRMRAQTEAAVMDADICLFVYDAREGVTPLDRIFAEFVRKSGKPVVLVANKCESRAGDVGATEGYSLGMGDPIEVAAEHNIGIVDLDDAIEMALRDVVLETPEEIIDTSEAPVRIAIVGRPNAGKSTLINTLIGEDRLLTGPEAGVTRDSITIDFVWQGRRVQFHDTAGMRKKAKVQETLERLSVQDSLRAIKFAQVVVLLMDATKPFDKQDLQIADLCEREGRALVIGVTKWDLVENKSESAKWLRDEAARLLPQLRGLPVIMFSGLTGKSVDRLLPAIERVQIDWSAKVKTSELNDWLSEKVQRHPPPAVQGRRVKPKYISQTKTRPPTFVLKCSRATKLPESYKRYLINGLREDFDLVGIPIRLYVKADENPYDNTVRKQGMEPLKDNPRRNR; this is translated from the coding sequence ATGGTGCGCCGCGCCAAAGACGATTTGTTAGATGAACAAGGCGAGGGCGTTGGAGAACAACGCCCTGCGCGTATTGCTATTGTTGGACGCCCCAATGTCGGTAAGTCGACCTTGTTTAACCGTCTGGCAGGGAAACAACTGGCTATTGTAAATGATCAGCCTGGAGTTACCCGTGATGTAAGAGAAACCAAGTCCAAAATGCGGGGACATGCCTTGACGTTGATGGATACGGCTGGTTTTGAGAATGCTAAAGGTGACAAGATAGAAAGTCGTATGCGAGCTCAGACTGAAGCGGCTGTTATGGATGCTGATATTTGTCTATTCGTATATGATGCCCGTGAAGGTGTAACTCCGCTCGACCGAATTTTTGCTGAATTTGTCCGCAAATCGGGCAAACCTGTTGTTCTAGTGGCCAATAAGTGTGAAAGCCGTGCGGGTGATGTCGGTGCGACAGAGGGTTATTCTTTGGGGATGGGAGACCCTATCGAAGTCGCTGCCGAACATAATATCGGCATTGTCGATTTGGATGATGCGATAGAAATGGCTCTTCGTGATGTTGTATTAGAAACCCCAGAAGAGATTATAGATACGTCTGAAGCGCCCGTCCGTATTGCTATTGTGGGCCGACCAAATGCTGGCAAATCAACGCTTATAAACACTTTAATCGGTGAGGACCGCTTGCTGACAGGCCCAGAAGCTGGCGTGACGCGTGACTCAATAACTATTGATTTTGTGTGGCAGGGCCGGCGAGTGCAGTTTCATGACACAGCAGGCATGCGAAAAAAGGCTAAAGTGCAGGAAACTCTTGAACGCCTCTCTGTGCAAGATAGCCTGCGTGCAATCAAATTTGCGCAAGTGGTTGTGCTTCTTATGGATGCGACTAAGCCTTTTGATAAGCAAGACTTGCAAATTGCTGATTTGTGCGAGCGTGAAGGCCGTGCTTTGGTCATCGGTGTGACTAAATGGGATTTAGTCGAGAATAAATCTGAAAGTGCTAAGTGGTTGAGAGATGAGGCCGCGCGGCTATTACCTCAACTCCGAGGCTTGCCGGTTATTATGTTCTCAGGTTTAACAGGCAAAAGTGTCGATCGATTGCTGCCTGCGATTGAACGTGTGCAAATTGATTGGTCTGCTAAGGTCAAAACTTCAGAACTAAATGACTGGCTTTCGGAGAAAGTTCAGCGTCATCCGCCCCCTGCCGTGCAGGGACGCAGGGTGAAGCCAAAATATATTAGTCAAACCAAAACTAGGCCGCCGACATTCGTGTTGAAATGTTCTCGCGCAACTAAACTCCCTGAAAGCTATAAACGCTATCTAATAAATGGTTTGCGGGAAGATTTTGATCTCGTGGGTATTCCTATTCGCCTTTATGTCAAAGCTGATGAAAACCCATATGATAATACGGTCCGGAAGCAAGGTATGGAACCTCTTAAGGACAACCCCCGTAGAAACAGATAA